The region CTACAGCCACAGGAATCTCGGCGGCTCGACGAATCTTTTCGGCAATCGGCACCAGGAAGCCCGGCCCCCACGGAACATGAGAGATATCTGGTGTCACAAACCCATGGCTGACATCAAGCAGATCGAGTCCTCGCTTTTTCAATACAGCAGCCAGTTCGATCGATTCATCCACAGTGACACCGCCATCGATCCAGTCGGTAACAGAAAGCCGCGCAATCAAAGGGAGATGTTCAGGCCATACGGCACGAACGGCATCAAGTGTTTCTACGAGAAAGCGAGCCCGGTTTTCCCACGAACCACCATATTGGTCCGTCCGATGATTGGAGAGTGGTGACCAGAATTCATGAGCCAGGTAACCATGGGCAAAATGTAGCTCGAGAAGTTGATAACCAGCCTCGATCGCTCGTTTGGCCGCAGCGACAAAATGTCTCTGCACCTGATGAATCTCCTCGATCGACAGCGCCTGAGGAACTTTTGTCAGATTGTCTCCAAAGGCTTCTGCAGATGGGGCGATCACATCCCAGCCACCTTGATCATTCGCAAGATGCCCACCACCTTGCCAGGGAAGGTCAGCGCTCGCTTTTCGCCCTGCATGGGCAATCTGTATCCCGGCAACAGCACCATGCGCTTTAATGAATCGATTGATACGAGCCAGCGGCTCAATTTGCGAATCTGTCCATAAGCCCGCATCACCCGGAGAAATTCGACCCTCGGGTGAAACCGCCGTCGCCTCAGCCACAATCAGACCGGCACCACCCACCGCCCGCGCACCAAGATGCACCAGATGCCAGTCATCCGCATGTCCATCATGAGATGAATACTGACACATGGGCGAGACCGCAATGCGATTGCGGAAACTGACATCCTTCAGTTGATAAGTGCTGAATAACTGACTCATGAGAAAAGAACCTCTCCTGCTGGGACGCCGTAATTTCTCTGATGATCATGTGAAATCATGCTGAGAAACCATAGTCAAAACGGATTGATCATTGGGTTTCTGACTTCGAGCTTGCTGGAAGTACCCTGGCGGGAAGCGAGTCTTACAAGCCGTACAGCGAGGCTGAACTCAGCTTGTTGTTCGATTGTCTGGCGATGCTGCCCGCCGAGTGTGTGTTCTTCAATTTGCCATGAGAAAGTACCGGCAAAACATCAACTGGGGCTATGACCTTCCAGGACTCATGTTCTCAATAGGTGTTTCTCCCTGTGGGGGCAACCTTTTAGGGGTTATGGACGAAAATCTAGTGTTGAAGTGGCAGGATCTGTCTCGCATCCATAAATGATCTCCGATACGCTGAAGTGTGATCGCCATCGAAAACGACAAAGCCAAGTCGAGACAGCTCATGAAGTCGGTAGTCACTTTTAACTCAGCTCTCCTTTCAGCCGTGCTGACGGTTGTCTTGAGTTTCGAAATTCAGGGATCGATTCAAGCGGCAGATGCCATCGAAAGTTTTATTGCCCAGCACTGCATTCGATGTCATGGCCCACAGAAGGAAGAGGGAGATATCCGGATCGATCAGCTCTCTCGGGATTTCAAAGCAGGGCTGGATTCGCACCACTGGGCTGAAGCTCTGGATAAGGTGAACACCGGCGAAATGCCGCCCAAAGAAGAGCCTCAACCGACTCAGGCAGAGATTGCAGCCTTTGTCACCGCTCTTGATGGACGACTGAAAGAAGGTCGAGCTTCGCGCATGGCTGCCCGGGCAGCTGTCACGCATTATCGATTGAGTCGCAAAGAGTACCAGAACACGGTCTACGATCTTTTGGGCGTGCGCTACGATCCAGCGAAGCCGCAAGAACTCAATGAAGATACATTATGGCACGGTTTCGAGAGGATCGGGTCAGAACTGACTCTTTCACCTTCGCATATCGACCGCTATTACAAGGCGGCAGGAACGGTTCTTGATCGAGCATTTCCTGCGACCACAGTCGAAGCACGAAAAGTTCGCAAAACGGCTGTCGATCTTCGATATCGCGGCGGGAAAGAGCAGCAGGCCGCGATGGATCGACTGGGAATCCAAAGGCCGCTGCGATATCTGCTTTTCCCGGGACGTGTCGAAAATGCACTCTCTCCCAACTGGTTTGGAAAAACAGGCCCAGAGCACAGTGGTTTGTATCGCTTACGTCTACAGGCCAGTGGCATCAGGCCGCCAGGTGGTCAACCTGCCCATCTGAGTATTGGCAAAGCCACCGGGGAAGAAACCGTTGATGGCCTCATTGAATTCGACCTGACTGCTTCGGAAGACAGCCCGCAGGTCTTCGAGTTTGAAGTCTTTCTGGAGATGCCGATCAGCCTGGATTTCTGTGTGGTGGCGACTGATGTGATTGATCGCAGAGGCGGTGCTGCTTTTCGCAACGCATTGGCCAGCCCCTCCTATATGTTTACCCATAGTAGTGAGACCCGGCTGTTAAACCCCAACGCTCCACAGATGTTCGATGGTCAAGGAAATGGCCTGTTTTCGACTGTATTGCTCGACTGGATTGAGTGGGAAGGGCCGCTGGTTACAGAAGCCGAAAAGTCGCGCCGCGACAATCTCATACCACCCGATGGTGCCTCTCCCCAGATTGTAGCTGAATATCTGCAGCGCTTTGCCGAAAGAGCCTGGAGGCGACCAGTAAAGCCCGAAGAACTCGATCAATATCTCCAGTCGTATTTAGAAGAACTGGCTGCAGGGGAGAAAACCTTTGAAGCCTATCGCGTCGCACTGCAAGGCCTATTGACATCACGGCATTTTATTTACCTTGTCGAGGGATCGCCCACGCCTAGAGAGCAGCTCACTCATGCCGAACTCGCCTCGCGACTCTCCTATTTTCTCTGGAGTTCAATGCCCGATGAAGAATTATTGACAGCCGCTCGAAATGATCAGCTTCAGGGAGAGGTTTTAAGCAAAGAAGTTGATCGTCTTCTGGCAGATAGTAAAGCCAACCGTTTTGTTGACGACTTCACTCGCCAATGGCTGCAGTTACATAAGTTAGGAATGTTTCCACCCGATAAGAAACTTTATAAAAACTATGACGACTGGCTGGAAGAAAGTATGCGAGCCGAGCCAGTGGAATACTTCCGTGAGATGTTCTCCAAAAATCTCCCGATTGACGAGTTAATTCAATCAGACTGGACCATGGCGAATGCCAGGCTGTGTGATTTTTACGGATTGCCAGAGCCCAGAGAAGGAGGCTTTCAACGTGTTACACTCCAACCGGAAGATCATCGCGGCGGCCTGCTGACGATGGGGGCAATTCTTAGTTTGACATCGGATGGAACCCGCCATCGTCCCGTGCATCGAGGTGTGTGGTTAAGCGAAGCGATTTTTGCCAGAACACCCCCTCCACCACCAGCCAATGTGAGTGCCATTGAGCCCAGTCCTCCAGAGAGTCCCAAAGCGACATTGCGTCAGAAGATCGAAGCACATCGCAATCATGCCAGTTGTGCGGCCTGTCACGCCAAGATCGATCCACTGGGCCTGGCCTGGGATAACTACGATGCGATTGGCCAATGGCGCACTCGCGAAAGAGTTGAAAAGGGGGTTGGCGAAGATCCGCAGATTGATCCTTCCGGTGTTCTCCCTGATGGTCGATCTTTTGCAGATGCTGTCGAGTTCCGCCAACTGCTGCTGGAAGATCGAGATAAAGTCGCGAAAGCCTTTATTGAGCACCTTTGTACATATGCTCTTCGCAGGGTCTTGACCGTCGATGATCAGGACGATTTGAAGGCGATTGAAATCGAAGCGAAGAAAAGTGATTACCGCGTGAAAGACATCATTCGAGCCGTCGCACTTTCTGGAATGATGAGAAAACGGTAGATCGTCCTCCGTTGAATCGCATTTATAGATAAACGCTACAGTCACTAAGTATAGAACAGTACCTGCTAAAGGTGATCTCTCGATGAGCAACTTTCTTTCGCAATCCTGGTTGATTGACCGGCGGCATGCACTTCGTGCGCTCGGGACCTGCATTTCGTTGCCGTTTTTGGAATGCATGGTTCCCTTGAAAGCTGCCGAAGGAGTGACAGCCACACCCAGGCGAAGTGCGTTTATCTATCTCGCCAATGGGGTGCATTCACTGAACTATCAGATTACGACGCCAGGAAAAGACTATCAGTTCTCCCCCTCGCTGAAACCTCTGGAGAAACATCGAGAGGTGATTACCCCGATCAGTGGTCTACATCATCCGGGGGCTCTGAGTCATCATCACAATTGTATTTCTGTCTGGTTGACGGGCGGCAAGCTGGGTCCGTCGGATCGCAATACAATTTCGGTGGATCAGAAAATCGCTGAGATCACCGCACCTCATACGCGCTATCCATCTATGGAAGTGGCATTAACCGGCGAATCTCTCGGATGGACGGCTGACGGAGTCCGCTTGCCTTCCATGCGGCGCTGCAGTGAAATCTTTGCTTCGCTATTTGCCGAACCCAAGGGAGGAACAGCCACTCAACGGAGAGCATTGAGACGCAAAGCGAGTGTCCTGGATGCCAACCTGATGGAAGTACGTCAACTCGAACAGGCGATGGGAGCTGCGGATAAAGGTCGTCTCGACCAGTATTTGACCTCGGTACGCGAAGCCGAGATCCGCACGAAAAGGGCAGATGCCTGGCTGGATACACCTTTACCAGCACTTTCCGAGGAAGATCGTAAACGCACCAATCGCGATGTAGCGGCCACAATGGCCGGTGATTACTTCCGCACGGTCTACGATCTAATGGTGCTGGCATTCCAGACGGATGTTACTCGCGTGGCAACATTCAGCCTGGGAGGTGAAGGGGACGCCTTTTCGATTCCTGAAATTGGTATTACCGAATCGCGGCATCAACTCAGTCATCACGGTGGTGATGCGGGGTATATGGAGAAGCTGACCAAGTACGACACCTTTGCTATTGAACAGTTCAGTTACTTCCTGACAAGGTTGGCAGAGACGAAAGATCTCAACGGCAAATCACTCCTGGGGACGACAATGGCCCTCTTTGGAAGTGGAATGTCGTATGGACATAGCCATGGCAATGCAAATTTACCGCTGGTGCTGGCGGGTGGGTCAGATCTGGGGCTCAAACATGGCAGCCATCTCGATTTTAATCAGGGGCATTTCAGTGGGTATCGACTCGATAAACCGGGCGAGCATTATTCGCTCTGTAGTCGTCCCGCGAATCCAAATGCTCATATGAGCAATCTGTTGCTGTTGATGGCTCAGCGGATGGGGGTCGAAACAGATAAGTTTGGCGACAGCAATCAAGTCATTGCTCTGTAAAGGCTGATCTCCAAGTAGTGGTTTTGAAGTTGACCTCGTGCTACCTACGACTATTTGCCAATAAAGATCTCTCGATAATGAATACGCGATCCAATCCATTGAGCTCAAAAACTATCAGTCAAGGTATGGCATTCTGGTTGATTGTTTTTTGCCTGGTTCTCAGTTGTGTTTTTACTGAGTCCGTTCGTGGAGAAGAACCATTTCGACCGGAGGTCGGCAAATTCCCACCGTTGGAAAAGGCCTATAAATACCGGGGAGAACTGGTGTTTGTCGATCATCCCAACCGCCGGGGGAGTATTCGTGTGCAGGCGTCGGGCATGTTTTTTCGCAACGATCCCCACCCGGTGGCGATGTTGCCTTATGCAGAAATTCGCTATCACAATGCCCCTGCGGATCTGAGAGATATACCGCTGGGAACAGTCCTGCACGTCTATGCGTTTTTGCCACCCGACCCGAAAACGTCGGCAGTTCCTGTATTGCCTGTGAATAATAAAGCGATTGACGGAAATCATAATCGTGGAGCGGGAATTGCGCCGGCTGAGAATCATGTGCTGCTGCTCGAAGATGAAGTGAGCCATTGCCTTCGCGAAGGCAAGATCTGGAAGCTCAAAGAAATTGACATGCAGAATCACGAAGGGATGATCGTCGCGACTTGCGAACCTAAGTCCAGCCAGGAAGCAGCGCAGAACTCCGGAACTCAAATTCCAGAGGAGAAGTTGACCTTCGACGGGGCGACCCGGATCTGGCGTGGCAAAGAACGTCTGGAAGTGGCCGATCTGATTGCTGCAGGCGTATGGCCTGCGAGTGGCAAGAAATCGCTGGCAGGCATGGCCGTGCAGTTAGGTATCACCTGGAAACCCACGCCCGATGGGATCTTTACCAGGTTTCATATTTCGGACATCTGGCTCGATGAAGCCTCAATTCAGCATGCGGCCCGTCATCAGGCGGAGGTTCATAAAGCATTCATTCGCACACGCTGGATGCCAGCGTTTGTGGATGCCGTGGAGTATGGAAAATTCGGCAGGGCAACGGTGACGGCCACACTCTTTGGCAGGATGGACCCTGCATTGTATGCCGATTTTCAGAAAGGAGCCAGCGCCATGATGAATGCGGCAGAGAATACACTCAAGCATGCGGGCGGTTCTTATGGCCCGGCTCACATGGCCTCGCGTGGAACCATTCTGGAAGTGAACACATCGCCCCATCCGCCAGTCGGCAGTAGTGGCATTCAGATTCGTTTTGAAACGGATCTAATTATTGAAGGCATTCGGCCCGGGCGAGTCGTGCGTGTTCGGCCCGGCAACTGGCCACTGGTCGATATTCCGCGGGAAGAGTATCTGGGAGATGGTTCGCTCAATCACGAAGATCGCTTCCCGACACCAGCGATCTTTCCAAAGTATTAGTCGATCAAAGAAAGAAAAGTTGCTGCAAGTTTTGTTCGCGCTTTGGATCTCTGTGTGATACGCTCTCCAAATGTTTATTCTGGCAAGAGAATCATTTGCTTCAGTGGAAAATGTCGTGTCGCAAGAGAACTGTTTATGGCGTTGGATCAAGTTCCTGTGTTTAGGCTTAATCGCTGTTAACTCGCAGGCTGTCCGAGCAGAGGATGGGAAAAATCCCACTCGTCCAAATGTGATTTTCATCATGGCGGATGATCTGGGGTATACCGATCTGGGTTGCTTTGGCAGCCGATATTATGAAACGCCTCACATCGATCAACTGGCCCGGCAAGGCGTCCGTTTCCTGAATCACCATCACTGTCAGAATTGTGCACCCACTCGGGCCGCCATTATGACCGGGCAATATGGGCCCCGAACGGGTGTTTACACCGTGGGAAGCATTGACCGGTTCGACTGGCAAAGCCGACCTCTGCGGCCTGTCGAGAATGTGGAGAAGTTGCCTCTCGACCCGGCAACTATTGCACAGCAGGTGCAGCGCAGCGGCTACCAAACCGGAATGTTCGGGAAGTGGCACCTGGGGCTGAATGGCTCTTACCATCCGTCGCAACGCGGCTTTCATGAAGCGGTCGAATCTTCTGGCCAGCACTTCAATTTCAAAACCACTCCAGCGCAGAAAGATACCGAAGGAAAGTATCTGGCCGACTACCTGACAGATCGCGCCATCGACTTTATCGAGCGGCATCAGTCGGAACCATTTTTTCTATACTTGCCCCATTTTGGTGTGCATTCACCATTTCAGGCGAAGAAGGAATGGATCGAGAAGTTTGAAAACAAGCCGGGCGTGGGTGGCCATAGGAACCCGGTGTATGCCGCGATGATCGCCAGTGTGGATGAAAGTGTCGGGCGAATCCTCGATAAGCTGGACGAACTCAAACTCGCCGACAAGACCGTGGTGATCTTTGCCAGTGATAATGGTGGAGTGGGAGGCTACGAACGGGAAGGTTTGCACAAAGCCAATGATGTGACCGATAACGCACCATTGCGAAGTGGTAAAGGGAGCCTGTACGAAGGTGGAACTCGTGTACCTTTAATTGTGCGCTGGCCTGGCGTGGCACCCGCAGGGGTTGAGTGCCGCACGCCGACAATCCATGTCGATCTTTATCCGACGTTCCTGGAGATCACTTCGGCTGAGCACCCCGGGCATCCCCTCGATGGTGAGAGTCTGGTGAAGTTGATCAAAGACCCCGGGGCAAAGCTCCATCGAGAGGCCATTTTCCAGCACTTTCCCGGTTATCTGGGTTCGGGTCAGAACCAGTGGCGAACCACACCTGTGAGTTTGATTCAAAGTGGTGACTGGAAGCTGATGGAGTTTCTGGAAGATGGGCGACTGGAACTTTACAACCTCACCAGCGATGTGGGGGAACAAAAGAATCTGGCAGCCACATATCCTGACAAGGTGAACGAATTGCAGTCCAGGCTCAAAGCGTGGCGCGAGGAGATTAAAGCCCCTATGCCTGCGAAAAATGCTTCACCTTCCGAGAGCAACAATGGTGTGAGAAAGGGAAGAGCCAGTCAGAAAAAATCACAGAAGGGAAAAGCCAAAGCAGCTGCTTCCTCCGAAGATTGATTCCACTCGAACGAATCCTGTCAACTGAGAACCTTTTGTGATTTGTAAGCTCAAACTAACTCGACTTGTAGCCTCTTCATTGAGGCTTAGCGGCGTCGAGCAGATCATTCTCCTGCTGGGCCGTTCTGCGTGTCGGTGGAACAAAGAGTGGAGCGTCACCATCGGAGTTGGAATCGTTGTTTTTCGGGGCTGACCATTGGTCGTTTCCATTCCGAAAACCATCCCGCACTGTCGAGTTCGGATTTGCTGACGAACGAGGAGGTTCTACGTTACCTTGTTCTTCAGGCCAATCGCGGGAGAACTGATCATCCTGTGGTTGCTGATTGGCAGAATTGCGGCGGATGGTGCGATCGGCTGCACTTTGCAAAGCCGTCCGAGCCTGCCTGGCGTCTTCCTGGATTTTCTGCTTGTTGACTTCGAGGTGCAGATCGACCTTCCCTTCCTCAGGTCGATTGGTCGTGACAACTGCGAACCATTGCCTCGAAAAGCCCACGATGGCGAGTAGCACCACGCCGATAAGGATGAATTGCACAAAGCTTTTCATTGCCGGGTTCCCAGGGCAAAATGCAGAAAGACAGAATACCGCTGATGGAAGTTATCGGCGAAAAACGTCTGTCGAATCGACTCACTCATGGAAAGTCGCGGGGAGAGTCGAGCAATTGATTCTCGATCACTCAAAGATAGGCTCAACGTCTGATGACCACGAGCGTGGTGTCTTCACCATTGCGTCATAACGACAGGTTCGTTCAATCAGGGAACGATGAAGACCGCACCGGTTGTGGCACCTGCCTGAAAGAGTGCGCCGCGCAGACTCCAGGGGATTAACCGCTTTTCGTAGGGGGCTGGCGAGCCGGGAAGTGGTTCACCCAGGGTATAAATCGGTTCCCAGGGGAGATCGACACCCATCTGGTAGGGGAGAATGGGAACTCGACCAAAGAAAGCTGCCGCAGAGACAAACGGCTGGAAGGCTTCCGCCTTCATCCGATCACAATCTGTGGCACAGTAGTCACAAGTTTCGCGGCCCCAGCCATGAGTGTAGCCCAGTCGTTCGAGCATGGGTTCTTCGAAGTAGAGCGGCAAGTGCCTCGTGGCCGCCGCTTCCCATTCCACTTCCTGCCACATCCACGGCCGGCTGATTCCGGTGACCATCACTTGTGTCGGGAGTGTGGAAGCCATCTCACGAGCCCGATTGCGGGGAATCTCTCCTGCTGGAAGTGCGATGGAGGCTTTCAGAGAAACAACAGGTCGGTCATTTCCCGCCCAGGGAACGGGAGAATTCGGATCTTCAGTAGCAGTTGTTCCTGCAGTTTTTCCGGCATCTGGAGCGGGAGGCAATGGTGGTTGGATTTGTTCAGCAGCAGGCGTATTGACCTGAGTCGATGGAGGCAGCGGAAGAGGGGACTGGGGAGCCGACTGATTGCTGACAGGCAGCACTTCGCTGGCCCACTCTTCGAAAGCATCGTCACTGTCGAATGCCGGCGGGAGTTCTCCGGGAGTTGAACCCACCGGTTGGGGAGGAACCAGGAACGACTCTTCGACTGGATCGAAGGGCGGCACTGGCTTGTTATCAGCCTCAGCACCCGAAACAGCATCCCCGGAAATCGCGGCTATCTGTTGGGCGAAAAGAGGGGCCGAAGTCACCAGTGTGCAGCAGCAAATCAAAGTGAACACCCAGCCCAGGCCCACGGGACGACAAGACAGCGACAGGCTGCGAGCATGTCGGTCATCCGGTGACGATGGTGAATCTGGAAGATCAATTCGACGCATTGACCAGGGCTCCCTCCGAGCGTCGTCCTCTCGATTTTGCCAGCAGAAAAAATGTCAGTGGAAAATCGGTGAGCACAGACAGGCGTCTCTCGTCTCTTCGTCGTCAGGTGAGACGACTCTCAAGGCCAAAATGTTCTCTCCCGAGAGCTGTTTCAAAGAAAGTCCACTGACGGCGCCTGTCTTTCCTAGATTACCCAGATTTTAGATTTGGTGGTTGTACGCAGGAATATTCTGGAAATCGACGAGTCGTAAGGTTGGGAATGGGTAACTCGTCAGTTTTTACGAGAAGACGGCACAATCCGTGCAATTGAAGGATTTTTTCTCGTACATGCCTACCCATGAGTGCAAAATGAAACAAACGCGAGAAGTCGGGCGGAATTCTGCCTCAGACTCGTGCATTGTGCGCAAGTGATGGCTCCTGAATATCCAGAAGAATTCCTACGACCGGTAATGTCGAGTTACCGGCCAACCCCTTCGGGTTTTTCCCTCACGTAGAGTTCGTGCCTCTGAGGGAGGGCCGCGATGTGGTTCGATGACCTAGTTTGTAAGTGATGGGGCCATGACTGAGGACAGGATACGGAGTTCCTGCCGTCGCTTAAGGCCCGGAGGTTTTTCATGTCAGTGACCCAATGGCTGCAGAATCTTGTGGCCTCCAAACAACGCGATGTGGCGACCTGTCTGAAACCAGGCAGTCTGCGCTCGACCCTCCTGCAGGTCGAGCCGCTGGAGGAACGTCGCGTCTTCAGTGTGACCCCCGTGCTGAATGGAAGCGTACTGGAGATCACTCTCGATGCTGACGGAGACACCGCCTATCTGCGAACTGACGATCTGAATAACGAGCTAGAGGTATACGATCAAACCAACACACTGATTGATTCATTCGATTACAGCACGTTTCATTCGATCAGTTTGATTGGTGATGGTGCGAATAGTGGGGTGCAGACAGTTGTCTTCGACAATTCAACCTCATTGAATCTGGCGGGCGACATCACGACTTCAAGTGATGATATTGAGATCATCAGTATCAATGGCGATTTGAACCTCACAGGGGAATTGTCGCTGACTGTCGGCGAGTCAATTTTTGTTGGCACGAATCGCATCGTATCCGCAGATGACGGAATTTCGCTCCTTGCTTTGAGCGGAACGAACGCAACAGAAGTTAATCTGGCTGCCGATTCGTCACTGACGACACTTGGAAAGATTGAGCTTCGCTCTGATGCCGGTGATATCCATGCGGGATTTTTGACTGCGGGCGATCAGATTGAAGTGGTGGCACAGGATCAGATCACGTTCGCCAGTGACATCGCCTTTACGACGAGCGGAATCGTCAATCTGGCTGTTACATCCACTTTGGGCGATATTGAACTCAACGGTTCGATTGATGCAGACTCTTCGACGGGTGGGGCTTATCTGTTTAACCTCGGGCCTTCGGGAACGCTGTTCCTGAATGGCGATATTCACGCACCGGCTTCTGCGGGGCAGACCACAGTCGATGGGAATCTGACATTCGGAAATGGTTTCAGTTTCGATCAGTTCTTTCTCACGGGGAGTACGCCGAATGGTGACTATGACACCACGGGAAGTGCGTTTCTGGTAACGGGTGCCAACCGTGTGGTCGATCTGGGGAATGCAGACTTTACGTTTACCCGAGAGCCCGGCTATCTGGCTGTTGTCGGGGATCAGTTTCAGGTGATTGCGCTGGCCGACTCCAGCAGCAGCATCACCGGGAATTTCTCCAACCGCTCAGAAGGGGATGAATTCTATAGCGAAGGGGTGCGTTACAAGTACTCTCAGGCTGGCGGAGATGGTAACGATGTCGCACTGACGATCCTTTCGCCGACCACCGTCTGGGTCGATGACGACTTTGCCGCACTGTTGAATGGCGATGATCCTGCCGGGCCCAGAGTGATGTTTGGTTACGACAGTTTTGCTCTCGTTCAGCAGGGTGTCGATCAAGTGGCAGATATGGGTCTGGTCAATGTCGCCGCCCATGCCACCAGCTATAACGAAGAGGTCGTCGTTACTGGAAAATCTCTCACGCTCGTTGGCGAGAGCGCCAGCACCACCACCATTTTCTCCTCCACAGGAACAGCGTTTTCAGCGAGCAACGCAGCTGACATCAGGCTCGAACAGTTGACGTTCTCAGGTGTGAATTCGTTGGACTTAAGTGCCATTGATGCGACAACACTCACGAATATCACCACGACTGGTCCGGCAACCATCACAGGCACACAACTGATATTGATCAGTGACGGAGCCTCGAATGATGTGTTCACCATTAACGATAGTGGTATCTCATCCAGTGGCTTGCTGATAATC is a window of Planctopirus limnophila DSM 3776 DNA encoding:
- a CDS encoding NADH:flavin oxidoreductase/NADH oxidase — its product is MSQLFSTYQLKDVSFRNRIAVSPMCQYSSHDGHADDWHLVHLGARAVGGAGLIVAEATAVSPEGRISPGDAGLWTDSQIEPLARINRFIKAHGAVAGIQIAHAGRKASADLPWQGGGHLANDQGGWDVIAPSAEAFGDNLTKVPQALSIEEIHQVQRHFVAAAKRAIEAGYQLLELHFAHGYLAHEFWSPLSNHRTDQYGGSWENRARFLVETLDAVRAVWPEHLPLIARLSVTDWIDGGVTVDESIELAAVLKKRGLDLLDVSHGFVTPDISHVPWGPGFLVPIAEKIRRAAEIPVAVGWMITEPQQAEAIIAHGQADFIMLARASLANPHWPYVAARELSVERPMNVLPIQYSSALRR
- a CDS encoding DUF1592 domain-containing protein; this translates as MKSVVTFNSALLSAVLTVVLSFEIQGSIQAADAIESFIAQHCIRCHGPQKEEGDIRIDQLSRDFKAGLDSHHWAEALDKVNTGEMPPKEEPQPTQAEIAAFVTALDGRLKEGRASRMAARAAVTHYRLSRKEYQNTVYDLLGVRYDPAKPQELNEDTLWHGFERIGSELTLSPSHIDRYYKAAGTVLDRAFPATTVEARKVRKTAVDLRYRGGKEQQAAMDRLGIQRPLRYLLFPGRVENALSPNWFGKTGPEHSGLYRLRLQASGIRPPGGQPAHLSIGKATGEETVDGLIEFDLTASEDSPQVFEFEVFLEMPISLDFCVVATDVIDRRGGAAFRNALASPSYMFTHSSETRLLNPNAPQMFDGQGNGLFSTVLLDWIEWEGPLVTEAEKSRRDNLIPPDGASPQIVAEYLQRFAERAWRRPVKPEELDQYLQSYLEELAAGEKTFEAYRVALQGLLTSRHFIYLVEGSPTPREQLTHAELASRLSYFLWSSMPDEELLTAARNDQLQGEVLSKEVDRLLADSKANRFVDDFTRQWLQLHKLGMFPPDKKLYKNYDDWLEESMRAEPVEYFREMFSKNLPIDELIQSDWTMANARLCDFYGLPEPREGGFQRVTLQPEDHRGGLLTMGAILSLTSDGTRHRPVHRGVWLSEAIFARTPPPPPANVSAIEPSPPESPKATLRQKIEAHRNHASCAACHAKIDPLGLAWDNYDAIGQWRTRERVEKGVGEDPQIDPSGVLPDGRSFADAVEFRQLLLEDRDKVAKAFIEHLCTYALRRVLTVDDQDDLKAIEIEAKKSDYRVKDIIRAVALSGMMRKR
- a CDS encoding DUF1552 domain-containing protein, with product MSNFLSQSWLIDRRHALRALGTCISLPFLECMVPLKAAEGVTATPRRSAFIYLANGVHSLNYQITTPGKDYQFSPSLKPLEKHREVITPISGLHHPGALSHHHNCISVWLTGGKLGPSDRNTISVDQKIAEITAPHTRYPSMEVALTGESLGWTADGVRLPSMRRCSEIFASLFAEPKGGTATQRRALRRKASVLDANLMEVRQLEQAMGAADKGRLDQYLTSVREAEIRTKRADAWLDTPLPALSEEDRKRTNRDVAATMAGDYFRTVYDLMVLAFQTDVTRVATFSLGGEGDAFSIPEIGITESRHQLSHHGGDAGYMEKLTKYDTFAIEQFSYFLTRLAETKDLNGKSLLGTTMALFGSGMSYGHSHGNANLPLVLAGGSDLGLKHGSHLDFNQGHFSGYRLDKPGEHYSLCSRPANPNAHMSNLLLLMAQRMGVETDKFGDSNQVIAL
- a CDS encoding sulfatase — encoded protein: MFILARESFASVENVVSQENCLWRWIKFLCLGLIAVNSQAVRAEDGKNPTRPNVIFIMADDLGYTDLGCFGSRYYETPHIDQLARQGVRFLNHHHCQNCAPTRAAIMTGQYGPRTGVYTVGSIDRFDWQSRPLRPVENVEKLPLDPATIAQQVQRSGYQTGMFGKWHLGLNGSYHPSQRGFHEAVESSGQHFNFKTTPAQKDTEGKYLADYLTDRAIDFIERHQSEPFFLYLPHFGVHSPFQAKKEWIEKFENKPGVGGHRNPVYAAMIASVDESVGRILDKLDELKLADKTVVIFASDNGGVGGYEREGLHKANDVTDNAPLRSGKGSLYEGGTRVPLIVRWPGVAPAGVECRTPTIHVDLYPTFLEITSAEHPGHPLDGESLVKLIKDPGAKLHREAIFQHFPGYLGSGQNQWRTTPVSLIQSGDWKLMEFLEDGRLELYNLTSDVGEQKNLAATYPDKVNELQSRLKAWREEIKAPMPAKNASPSESNNGVRKGRASQKKSQKGKAKAAASSED